A single region of the Natronorubrum daqingense genome encodes:
- a CDS encoding ATP-binding protein → MSDQREILVGETADSSDLQLPVVELLTGRGFVTGKSGSGKSNTASVIAEELLEAGFPLLIVDTDGEYYGLKEEYEMLHAGADEECDIQIGPEHAEQMATLALEENVPVILDVSGYLDEDVADELLRKIARQLFVKEKKMKKPFLLVVEEVHEYIPEGGGVGETGNLLIKISKRGRKHGLGILGISQRPADVKKDFITQANWLVWHRLTWDNDTKVVGRIIDTEYSELVSDLNDGQAFVQTDWTERDVRKVQFRRKRTFDAGATPGLDDFERPELKSVSDALVGDLQHISERKEREENRVVELENELEKKEKRIETLEDELESARDVSSAAKQMADALTRKETMQTQLGGGGNDEEMRRLHEEIVDLETERDELAETVEAREERIETLEQTLESRTDAVERLREANDHLQDRVRDLTHKRERSEQVANAETDEAESEIVLADGDDIEFGYTSVEPQSSAEDPEEITTATPPEPPEAVFEGEWIDETLERVADQSQCSVTTARRALVVLARADPLESKAVAGAVGRSTVAVQGMLSELRTEGLLDRPAERTYTLSADVRSKLHTMASEE, encoded by the coding sequence GTGAGCGACCAGCGGGAAATCCTCGTCGGCGAAACGGCCGACAGTTCGGATCTCCAACTCCCGGTCGTCGAACTTCTGACTGGCCGTGGATTCGTCACCGGAAAATCGGGTTCCGGAAAGTCCAATACGGCGTCGGTGATCGCCGAAGAGTTACTCGAGGCGGGATTTCCACTTCTCATCGTCGACACGGACGGCGAGTACTACGGGCTCAAAGAGGAGTACGAGATGCTCCACGCGGGAGCCGACGAAGAGTGTGACATCCAGATCGGCCCGGAACACGCCGAACAGATGGCGACGCTGGCACTCGAGGAGAACGTTCCCGTCATCCTCGACGTGTCGGGGTACCTCGACGAAGACGTCGCGGACGAACTGCTCCGAAAGATCGCTCGGCAGTTGTTCGTCAAAGAGAAGAAGATGAAAAAGCCGTTTCTCCTGGTCGTCGAGGAAGTCCACGAGTACATTCCGGAGGGTGGGGGCGTCGGCGAAACGGGGAATTTGCTGATCAAAATCAGTAAGCGAGGACGCAAACACGGGCTGGGAATTCTCGGCATCAGTCAGCGTCCGGCGGACGTCAAGAAGGATTTCATCACGCAGGCGAACTGGCTCGTCTGGCACCGGCTGACGTGGGACAACGACACGAAAGTCGTCGGCCGGATCATCGACACCGAGTACTCCGAACTCGTTTCGGATCTCAACGACGGACAAGCGTTCGTCCAGACGGACTGGACCGAGCGGGACGTGCGAAAGGTCCAGTTCCGACGCAAGCGGACGTTCGACGCCGGTGCGACACCCGGGCTCGACGACTTCGAGCGGCCGGAACTCAAGTCGGTCTCCGATGCACTCGTCGGTGACCTTCAGCACATCTCCGAACGAAAGGAACGCGAGGAAAATCGGGTCGTCGAACTCGAGAATGAACTCGAGAAGAAAGAAAAACGGATCGAGACCCTCGAGGACGAACTCGAGTCGGCACGCGACGTCTCGAGTGCGGCGAAGCAGATGGCAGACGCGCTGACGCGAAAGGAGACGATGCAGACCCAACTCGGTGGTGGTGGGAACGACGAAGAGATGCGTCGGTTGCACGAGGAGATCGTCGACCTCGAGACCGAGCGAGACGAGCTCGCGGAGACGGTCGAAGCGCGCGAGGAGCGAATCGAAACGCTCGAGCAGACGCTCGAGTCTCGAACGGACGCGGTGGAACGACTCCGCGAGGCGAACGACCACTTACAAGATCGCGTGCGCGACCTCACGCACAAACGCGAGCGCAGCGAGCAGGTGGCGAACGCCGAGACGGACGAGGCCGAATCGGAGATCGTGTTGGCAGACGGCGACGACATCGAATTCGGGTACACGTCGGTCGAGCCCCAATCGAGCGCAGAGGACCCCGAGGAGATCACCACCGCGACACCACCGGAACCACCCGAAGCGGTTTTCGAAGGCGAGTGGATCGACGAGACGCTCGAGCGAGTGGCCGATCAATCGCAGTGTTCGGTGACGACGGCTCGCCGGGCGCTCGTCGTGTTGGCTCGAGCGGATCCACTCGAGTCGAAAGCAGTCGCCGGTGCGGTCGGTCGATCGACGGTTGCAGTCCAGGGGATGCTTTCTGAGTTGCGAACCGAGGGGCTGCTCGATCGGCCGGCGGAACGAACCTACACGCTCAGTGCGGACGTTCGATCGAAACTGCACACGATGGCGAGCGAGGAGTAA
- a CDS encoding ParA family protein: protein MTTTPRAVSVALQKGGVGKTTLAINLAERLANRSNDVLLVDLDQQGNATEGVGLSDAYTASQHIGDVLEDGTETALEDVIYSVDSFDVLPAHEDLDSVENSIRSATFGELWIRNEIIDPVLGDEYDYVVVDSPPNLGPLADASLISTQNVIVPLRMSEPSVSGFERMYTQQIGPIRKEIDLDILAIVPNSLAGDNEEKRIIGDLEGSQFGEFLPQFARSAHFDDPDSPGPGIRERIAFRRAWREGVPLAAHDPESDMLDRLDELAAVVECGGVDDA, encoded by the coding sequence ATGACAACGACCCCACGTGCCGTCAGCGTCGCCCTCCAGAAAGGCGGCGTTGGCAAAACGACGCTCGCGATCAATCTCGCCGAACGACTCGCCAACCGATCGAACGACGTCCTGCTCGTCGATCTCGACCAACAGGGTAACGCAACCGAGGGCGTCGGCCTGAGCGATGCGTACACCGCCTCCCAGCACATCGGCGACGTGCTCGAGGACGGAACCGAGACGGCGCTCGAGGACGTTATCTACTCCGTCGACTCGTTCGACGTCCTGCCGGCCCACGAGGATCTCGATAGCGTCGAGAACAGCATCCGGAGTGCGACGTTCGGCGAGTTGTGGATCAGAAACGAGATCATCGATCCCGTTCTCGGCGACGAGTACGATTACGTCGTCGTCGACTCGCCACCGAACCTCGGGCCGCTGGCTGACGCGTCGTTGATTTCGACGCAAAACGTCATCGTCCCCCTGCGGATGAGCGAACCGAGCGTCAGCGGCTTCGAACGGATGTACACCCAACAGATCGGCCCGATTCGCAAGGAGATCGATCTCGATATCCTCGCGATCGTTCCGAACTCGCTGGCCGGCGACAACGAGGAAAAGCGGATCATCGGTGACCTCGAGGGTTCACAGTTCGGCGAGTTCCTGCCACAGTTCGCTCGCTCGGCGCACTTCGACGACCCGGACTCACCCGGGCCGGGGATACGCGAACGAATCGCGTTCCGACGCGCGTGGCGTGAAGGCGTTCCACTCGCCGCACACGACCCGGAGAGCGATATGCTGGACCGCCTCGACGAACTGGCGGCGGTCGTCGAATGCGGAGGTGTCGACGATGCCTGA
- a CDS encoding DEAD/DEAH box helicase yields the protein MTDESADESPKQPLSESQEQPTDESADDESAAETFSLADFHDASQEAGRPVLTAAAAARALEITQDEAREGLEALTAHGDVERLSVEPDPVVWYPSELEDLTDRERVVVFPKRREVIVDRPDQFTRAQLAQFAHLADGNGEQGYRYVLRAEDIWQAPHDTFEGLCRTMRQALGQRSEPLEEWVESQWDRAHQFRLTTHEDGYTVLEAKSPEVMGNVARQKLDEEHVHAPISDTEDWVREGAEAAIKRLLYEAGYPVQDHRELESGEDLSIDLEIELRGYQQTWIDRFAESGEGVFVGPPGSGKTVAAMGAMAHVGGETLVLVPSRDLVRQWADAVVEYTSLKPEQVGQYHGGRKEVRPVTIATYQIAGMDRHRSLFDDRQWGLVVFDECQHVPSDIYRRSTHLQSRHRLGLSASPIREDDRQTEIFTLVGPPIGTDWEALFEAGFVAEPELEIRYVPWGDDEQRNAYASADGRERYRIAAKNRGKVDDVRYLLSAHPDAKALVFVDYLEQGRDLAAALDVPFLSGETPHHERRRRLEEFRTNERDVLVLSRIGDEGIDLPTADLAIVASGLGGSRRQGTQRAGRTMRPAGGALVYVLATRGTREEDFARKQLQHLGRKGLTVREQTLEQTESESEEKGE from the coding sequence GTGACCGACGAGAGTGCCGACGAGTCCCCGAAGCAGCCGCTGAGTGAGTCACAGGAGCAGCCGACCGACGAGAGTGCCGACGACGAAAGCGCAGCCGAAACGTTCTCGCTCGCGGATTTTCACGACGCCTCCCAGGAAGCCGGGCGGCCCGTCCTCACCGCCGCGGCCGCCGCTCGAGCGCTCGAGATCACGCAGGACGAAGCCCGCGAAGGACTCGAGGCGTTGACAGCGCACGGAGACGTCGAGCGACTGTCCGTCGAACCCGATCCGGTCGTCTGGTACCCGAGCGAACTCGAGGACCTGACCGACCGAGAGCGCGTCGTCGTCTTCCCGAAGCGACGCGAGGTGATCGTGGATCGGCCCGACCAGTTCACCCGCGCACAGTTAGCGCAGTTCGCACACCTCGCGGACGGCAACGGCGAGCAGGGCTATCGATACGTTTTGCGTGCCGAAGACATCTGGCAGGCACCCCACGACACGTTCGAGGGGCTCTGTCGAACGATGCGCCAGGCGCTGGGCCAGCGATCCGAACCGCTCGAGGAGTGGGTCGAGAGCCAGTGGGATCGCGCCCACCAGTTCCGGCTGACGACGCACGAGGACGGCTACACCGTGCTCGAGGCCAAAAGCCCCGAAGTGATGGGCAACGTCGCACGCCAAAAGCTGGACGAAGAGCACGTTCACGCACCGATTTCGGACACCGAGGACTGGGTTCGAGAGGGGGCCGAAGCCGCGATCAAACGGCTGCTCTACGAAGCCGGCTATCCGGTGCAAGACCACCGGGAACTCGAGTCCGGCGAGGACCTCTCGATCGACCTCGAAATCGAGTTACGAGGGTACCAGCAAACGTGGATCGATCGATTCGCGGAGAGCGGCGAAGGCGTCTTCGTCGGCCCGCCCGGCAGCGGCAAGACGGTCGCCGCGATGGGAGCCATGGCCCACGTCGGTGGCGAGACGCTCGTCCTCGTCCCCAGTCGCGACCTGGTCCGTCAGTGGGCCGACGCCGTCGTCGAGTACACCTCGCTTAAGCCCGAACAGGTCGGGCAGTACCACGGCGGCCGGAAGGAAGTTCGTCCGGTGACGATCGCGACGTACCAAATCGCCGGCATGGACCGCCACCGCTCGCTGTTCGACGACCGACAGTGGGGCCTCGTCGTCTTCGACGAGTGCCAGCACGTGCCCTCGGACATCTACCGGCGGAGTACCCACCTGCAGTCGCGCCACCGTCTCGGCCTCTCGGCCAGCCCGATTCGCGAAGACGACCGACAGACCGAGATCTTCACGCTCGTCGGGCCGCCGATCGGCACCGACTGGGAGGCCCTCTTCGAGGCCGGGTTCGTCGCCGAACCCGAACTCGAGATTCGCTACGTCCCGTGGGGCGACGACGAACAGCGAAACGCCTACGCCTCCGCCGACGGCCGAGAACGGTACCGGATCGCCGCGAAAAATCGCGGAAAGGTCGACGACGTTCGCTACCTTCTGTCGGCGCACCCCGACGCCAAGGCGCTCGTCTTCGTCGACTACCTCGAGCAAGGTCGCGACCTCGCGGCTGCACTTGACGTTCCGTTTCTCAGCGGCGAAACGCCACACCACGAGCGCCGACGCCGACTCGAGGAGTTCCGGACGAACGAACGCGACGTGCTCGTACTCTCGCGAATCGGTGACGAAGGGATCGACCTCCCGACGGCCGACCTCGCCATCGTCGCCTCCGGACTCGGCGGCTCTCGACGGCAGGGAACCCAGCGCGCCGGACGAACGATGCGCCCCGCCGGTGGTGCACTCGTGTACGTGCTCGCGACGCGAGGGACGCGAGAAGAGGACTTCGCCCGCAAGCAACTCCAGCACCTCGGTCGCAAGGGCTTGACGGTCCGCGAGCAAACGCTCGAGCAAACGGAATCCGAATCGGAGGAAAAAGGGGAGTAA
- a CDS encoding AAA family ATPase has protein sequence MSQADSDGVSLTVRAAEKRDAGRGVARIPELARRQLGVLSGDTVVIDGEKATVAKMWPADSAVPENVIQIDGDTRANAGAHVGDTVTVRTKDTSTIAEARRVTLVPPPTFTANQQQIAERKAAKTLRNRPVRAGEQIRLEGLGQEPFKVTDTDPDGDVRITSTTTIRIAGTGSRGGRKSETGSASANQSSSDTDSGTTTSDSRSSTTTETEPASGVTYEDIGGLDEELELVREMIELPLSEPELFQRLGVEPPSGVLLYGPPGTGKTLIARAVANEVDAHFETISGPEIMSKYKGESEERLREVFETAEENAPTIVFFDEIDSIAGARNDEGDAENRIVGQLLTLMDGLDARGEVIVIGATNRVDSIDPALRRGGRFDREIQIGVPDVDGRTEILEVHTRGMPLADDVSTEKIARRTHGFVGADLDAVASEAAMAAIRDRPTDADERDEWNRDPTVTKRHFDSALASVEPSAMREYVAESPNTDFDAVGGLEDAKQILRESVEWPLTYDRLFEETNTEPPSGVLLHGPPGTGKTLLARALAGETDVNFVRVDGPEIIDRYVGESEKAIREVFERARQAAPSIVFFDEIDAITSARGDGNEVTERVVSQLLTELDGMRENPNLVVLAATNRKDQIDPALLRPGRLDTHVLVPEPGQAAREKILEVHTRGKPLADEIDIEELASELEGYTGADLEALVRTASMKAIREVADQYDPETANEKAGEVVVERRHLEAARENGKPTQ, from the coding sequence ATGAGTCAGGCGGATTCGGACGGCGTGTCGCTGACTGTTCGTGCTGCTGAAAAGCGAGACGCCGGGCGAGGTGTCGCGCGAATCCCGGAGTTAGCACGTCGACAGCTCGGGGTGTTGAGCGGCGATACGGTCGTCATCGACGGCGAAAAGGCGACCGTCGCGAAGATGTGGCCCGCGGATTCCGCCGTCCCTGAAAACGTCATCCAGATCGACGGCGACACGCGGGCGAACGCCGGCGCACACGTCGGCGACACGGTCACCGTCCGCACGAAGGATACGTCGACCATCGCCGAAGCGCGTCGAGTCACACTCGTCCCGCCGCCGACGTTCACCGCGAATCAACAGCAGATCGCCGAGCGAAAAGCCGCCAAAACCCTCCGAAATCGGCCGGTTCGTGCCGGCGAGCAGATCCGTCTCGAGGGGCTCGGACAGGAACCGTTCAAGGTCACCGACACCGACCCGGACGGCGACGTTCGGATTACCAGCACGACGACGATCAGAATCGCCGGCACCGGCTCGAGAGGGGGCCGGAAGTCGGAAACCGGAAGCGCGTCGGCGAACCAGTCCTCGAGCGACACCGACTCGGGCACGACGACGTCCGATTCGCGTTCGTCGACGACCACCGAAACGGAACCCGCCTCCGGCGTCACGTACGAGGATATCGGCGGCCTCGACGAGGAGCTCGAACTCGTCCGGGAGATGATCGAACTCCCGCTTTCGGAGCCCGAACTCTTCCAGCGACTCGGCGTCGAGCCGCCCTCCGGCGTCTTGTTGTACGGCCCGCCCGGAACCGGAAAGACCCTGATCGCTCGCGCGGTCGCCAACGAGGTCGACGCCCACTTCGAGACGATCTCCGGCCCGGAGATCATGTCGAAGTACAAGGGAGAGTCCGAAGAACGCCTGCGAGAGGTCTTCGAGACGGCCGAAGAGAACGCTCCGACGATCGTCTTCTTCGACGAGATCGACTCCATCGCAGGCGCTCGCAACGACGAGGGCGACGCCGAGAACCGAATCGTCGGCCAGTTGCTGACGCTGATGGACGGCCTCGACGCTCGTGGCGAGGTGATCGTCATCGGCGCGACGAACCGCGTCGACTCGATCGATCCGGCACTCCGGCGGGGCGGGCGCTTCGACCGCGAGATTCAGATCGGCGTCCCCGACGTCGACGGGCGAACGGAGATTCTCGAGGTGCACACGCGTGGGATGCCACTCGCGGACGACGTCAGCACCGAGAAAATCGCGCGCCGAACGCACGGCTTCGTCGGCGCGGACTTAGACGCCGTCGCGAGCGAGGCCGCGATGGCCGCGATCCGCGACCGGCCGACCGACGCGGACGAGCGCGACGAGTGGAACCGAGATCCGACGGTGACGAAACGCCACTTCGACAGCGCGCTCGCGTCCGTCGAACCCTCGGCGATGCGCGAGTACGTCGCCGAATCGCCGAACACCGATTTCGACGCCGTCGGTGGACTCGAGGACGCGAAGCAGATCCTCCGCGAGTCCGTCGAGTGGCCCCTCACGTACGATCGGCTCTTCGAGGAGACGAACACCGAACCGCCCTCCGGCGTGTTGTTGCACGGCCCGCCCGGAACCGGGAAGACGCTCCTCGCGAGGGCGCTCGCGGGTGAGACCGACGTCAACTTCGTTCGCGTCGATGGCCCCGAAATCATCGATCGATACGTCGGCGAGAGCGAGAAGGCGATCCGAGAGGTGTTCGAACGGGCACGGCAGGCCGCCCCCTCCATCGTCTTCTTCGACGAAATCGACGCCATCACGTCCGCACGCGGCGACGGCAACGAGGTCACCGAACGCGTCGTCTCACAGCTCCTGACCGAACTCGACGGCATGCGAGAGAACCCGAATCTGGTGGTGCTCGCCGCGACGAATCGCAAGGACCAGATCGACCCCGCTCTGCTCCGGCCGGGTCGACTCGACACCCACGTGCTCGTCCCCGAACCCGGACAGGCGGCTCGAGAGAAGATCCTCGAGGTCCACACCCGCGGGAAGCCACTCGCCGACGAGATCGACATCGAAGAACTGGCGAGCGAACTCGAGGGCTACACCGGCGCGGACCTCGAGGCGCTGGTGCGAACCGCCTCGATGAAGGCGATTCGGGAAGTCGCGGACCAGTACGATCCCGAAACGGCGAACGAGAAGGCCGGGGAAGTGGTCGTCGAACGCCGGCACCTCGAGGCGGCTCGAGAGAACGGGAAACCGACGCAGTAG
- a CDS encoding helix-turn-helix domain-containing protein, producing the protein MGLIAEFRLTSLELPLTNAVAAVPAVTVYIERLLVVDPDRPVAVCRVVDDPDDEFRDAVTADPTVADAVAIDDADEHARYRIELRDPPVPIYRKYIELGTIPLGGIVTVDGWWARARFPDRDALAAYREFCLERGATFHLERLTRESAADDPPFSLTNEQYDALVAARDIGYFEVPRAASTEAVGEQLGISGPSASERIRRGIDRLLENAL; encoded by the coding sequence ATGGGGCTCATCGCGGAGTTTCGCTTGACGTCGCTGGAACTCCCTCTGACGAATGCTGTCGCCGCGGTACCGGCAGTGACGGTCTACATCGAACGACTCCTCGTCGTCGATCCCGACCGTCCCGTCGCCGTCTGTCGCGTCGTCGACGACCCTGACGACGAATTTCGGGACGCAGTGACAGCCGATCCCACAGTCGCCGACGCCGTTGCCATCGACGATGCGGACGAACACGCCCGTTATCGAATCGAACTCCGCGACCCGCCGGTTCCAATCTACCGCAAGTACATCGAACTCGGCACCATTCCGCTTGGCGGCATCGTCACCGTCGACGGCTGGTGGGCTCGCGCCCGATTCCCCGACCGGGACGCGCTCGCCGCCTACCGAGAGTTCTGTCTCGAGCGAGGCGCGACGTTCCACCTCGAGCGACTGACTCGAGAGTCCGCTGCCGACGATCCGCCGTTTTCGCTCACGAACGAGCAGTACGATGCACTCGTCGCAGCTCGGGATATCGGCTATTTCGAAGTCCCTCGCGCAGCGTCGACGGAAGCTGTCGGCGAGCAACTGGGGATATCCGGCCCGTCAGCGTCCGAACGCATCCGGCGTGGAATCGACCGGTTGCTCGAGAACGCGTTGTAA
- a CDS encoding ribonucleotide-diphosphate reductase subunit beta produces the protein MATDSRPEMQLDHTVRPHRYYRNAVEKHWDPHEIDLETDREEITELHDVAFEALKESLALFGAGEESVTEDLAPLAVALDDIGDQMFITTQLYEESKHTDFFDRYWREVIHAEEERRGQSLSSPSDEKWFNEPYDELFERNERAMARLLEDDSAENRAKAHCHYHLTIEGILAQTGYYGLTLAYGTNEPELPDLPGLVEGLKLIRSDEGRHVGFGMAQLKSLVIDGEVEADLLRETVGELVPLVQKSLVTDDGASSSGGPGPSPTDLSEYAYNKHEQRMKQITTASEKIPDVEELTELED, from the coding sequence ATGGCAACTGACAGCCGCCCCGAGATGCAACTCGATCACACCGTTCGACCCCACCGGTACTACCGAAACGCCGTCGAGAAACACTGGGATCCCCACGAGATCGACCTCGAGACGGACCGCGAGGAGATCACCGAACTTCACGACGTCGCGTTCGAGGCGCTCAAGGAGTCGCTCGCGCTCTTCGGTGCCGGCGAAGAGTCGGTGACCGAAGACCTCGCGCCGCTCGCGGTCGCGCTCGACGATATCGGCGACCAGATGTTCATCACGACGCAACTCTACGAGGAGTCCAAACACACGGACTTCTTCGATCGATACTGGCGCGAGGTCATCCACGCCGAAGAAGAGCGTCGCGGCCAGTCGCTCTCCTCGCCGAGCGACGAGAAGTGGTTCAACGAACCCTACGACGAACTCTTCGAGCGAAACGAACGAGCGATGGCGCGCCTGCTCGAGGACGATTCGGCCGAAAATCGGGCGAAGGCACACTGTCACTACCACCTGACGATCGAGGGCATTCTCGCCCAGACCGGATACTACGGCCTCACGCTCGCCTACGGCACAAACGAGCCCGAACTGCCCGACCTCCCGGGATTGGTCGAGGGACTCAAGCTGATCCGCAGCGACGAGGGTCGCCACGTCGGGTTCGGCATGGCACAGCTCAAGTCACTCGTCATCGACGGCGAGGTTGAAGCCGACCTCCTGCGCGAAACGGTCGGCGAGCTGGTCCCCCTGGTTCAGAAGAGTCTCGTGACCGACGACGGCGCGAGCTCCTCGGGAGGGCCGGGTCCGAGCCCGACGGACCTCTCGGAGTACGCCTACAACAAGCACGAACAGCGAATGAAGCAGATCACGACCGCCAGCGAGAAGATTCCCGACGTCGAGGAGCTAACTGAACTCGAGGATTGA
- a CDS encoding Fic family protein, translated as MRDIEIEDTAPGKLVSYGRKPYYRPDPLPPSRELAVDADVYDLLADATFWLGKLSGISLELDFPPVLYTSLLRKEAMESAEIEGADIDYNALYSLETHTLDETAVENHSESPSSRAETKDTREVLNYEQAVRDGIEALNDGNNISVSLLHDLHETLLTGVPDDRVDTETIGAYKTVPNNLGSFLPPVPGEVNGLMDALVTYYRTGGSYHPLVDIALFHYQFETVHPYGDGNGRLGRLLITLQLYDNGLLELPNLYLSEYFNRNKAAYVDRMEAVRVRGDWEAWLSFFVEGVAQQAEESVDRTLALARLRRRYEDEYGGVQYAKNRLACRLFERPYVTTKTVADALDIERSTAYRAVDALEDDGVLEEVTGNERNKEFRATEIFEILERPPQTY; from the coding sequence ATGAGGGACATCGAAATCGAAGATACTGCGCCGGGGAAATTGGTCTCTTATGGGAGAAAGCCATATTATCGACCAGATCCGCTCCCACCCTCTCGAGAACTTGCCGTCGATGCAGACGTGTACGACCTGCTGGCCGACGCTACGTTCTGGCTCGGGAAACTAAGCGGCATCAGCCTCGAACTCGACTTCCCACCTGTCCTCTACACTTCGCTCCTTCGGAAGGAAGCGATGGAATCAGCCGAAATTGAGGGTGCAGATATCGACTACAACGCCCTCTACAGCCTCGAAACGCACACCCTCGACGAAACTGCGGTCGAAAATCATTCCGAATCCCCCTCTAGCCGAGCCGAGACGAAGGATACACGGGAGGTCCTCAATTACGAGCAGGCCGTCAGAGACGGTATTGAGGCACTCAACGACGGTAACAATATTTCTGTTTCGCTTCTTCACGATCTTCACGAGACGCTGCTCACGGGTGTCCCGGATGACCGCGTCGATACGGAGACGATTGGTGCATACAAGACCGTTCCAAACAATCTCGGAAGCTTTCTCCCTCCGGTACCAGGTGAAGTGAACGGGCTAATGGACGCGCTGGTAACGTACTACCGAACTGGCGGCAGCTATCACCCACTCGTCGATATCGCCCTCTTTCACTACCAATTCGAGACAGTCCATCCGTATGGCGATGGGAATGGCCGTCTCGGTCGCCTCCTCATCACTCTCCAGTTGTACGACAACGGTCTGCTCGAGTTACCGAATCTCTACCTCAGCGAGTACTTCAATCGGAACAAAGCCGCGTACGTCGATCGAATGGAGGCGGTTCGAGTCCGTGGCGACTGGGAAGCGTGGCTCTCGTTTTTCGTCGAAGGGGTTGCCCAACAAGCCGAGGAGTCTGTCGATCGTACGCTCGCACTCGCTCGGCTGCGGCGTCGTTACGAGGACGAGTACGGCGGCGTCCAGTACGCGAAAAACCGCTTAGCGTGTAGACTCTTCGAACGACCCTACGTAACGACGAAAACAGTTGCGGACGCACTCGATATCGAGCGCTCGACAGCCTACCGTGCGGTCGACGCACTCGAGGATGACGGCGTCTTAGAAGAAGTCACGGGGAACGAGCGCAACAAGGAGTTTCGTGCGACGGAGATCTTCGAGATTCTCGAGCGGCCGCCACAAACGTACTGA
- a CDS encoding DUF7128 family protein, which yields MVAQSQRDDGIWWECEDCGLLFDDKSDASEHEKRCDASEPTYIQ from the coding sequence ATGGTCGCTCAAAGCCAGCGCGACGACGGTATCTGGTGGGAGTGTGAGGACTGCGGACTCCTCTTCGACGATAAATCGGACGCATCGGAGCACGAAAAACGGTGTGACGCTTCCGAACCCACGTACATTCAGTGA
- a CDS encoding DUF7508 domain-containing protein, producing the protein MPLQKPWRDLERGTLSSVPDRPGIYELGDGSGTVQSVGHGVLRDEVKTALAYGDAESVRWEETHTLEQAESLADEHRERLE; encoded by the coding sequence ATGCCGCTACAGAAACCGTGGCGCGACCTCGAGCGCGGGACTCTCTCGAGCGTTCCCGATCGACCGGGAATCTACGAACTGGGCGATGGCTCGGGGACGGTGCAGTCAGTGGGTCACGGCGTCCTTCGTGACGAAGTGAAGACGGCCCTGGCCTACGGCGACGCCGAGTCCGTTCGCTGGGAAGAGACGCACACGCTCGAGCAGGCTGAATCGCTCGCCGACGAGCACCGCGAGCGACTCGAGTAG
- a CDS encoding DUF5796 family protein — protein MSARNNVAPSTIGVDFVEGGVVVEYLDGRDVFYHGPPKPVENAIKTPPGKEVHVLVTDPDGIEGVMTYVNDRNTHDDILEATGVGRVMLEEDDEEELFPGVAVSTEAYSIRVEADLSLVDGRVFVFAEDELSEHAYELVEDVEDERNDASTEARSTKAGEHADAETPDGD, from the coding sequence ATGAGTGCACGCAACAACGTCGCGCCGAGTACGATCGGTGTCGATTTCGTCGAGGGCGGCGTCGTGGTCGAGTACCTCGACGGGCGAGACGTCTTCTATCATGGCCCGCCAAAACCCGTCGAGAACGCGATTAAAACGCCTCCCGGCAAGGAAGTGCACGTGCTCGTCACCGATCCCGACGGCATCGAGGGCGTGATGACCTACGTCAACGACAGAAACACCCACGACGACATCCTCGAGGCGACGGGCGTCGGCCGCGTCATGCTCGAGGAAGACGACGAGGAGGAACTGTTTCCGGGCGTGGCAGTCTCGACTGAGGCGTACTCAATTCGCGTGGAGGCCGACCTCTCGCTCGTCGACGGCCGGGTGTTCGTCTTCGCCGAGGACGAGTTGAGCGAGCACGCGTACGAACTCGTCGAAGACGTCGAGGATGAACGAAACGACGCGAGCACCGAGGCGAGAAGCACGAAGGCCGGTGAGCACGCCGACGCAGAGACACCGGACGGTGACTAA